A stretch of [Clostridium] scindens DNA encodes these proteins:
- a CDS encoding uracil-DNA glycosylase → MAAINNDWLEALNDEFKKPYYKKLFATVNQEYKTRLIFPPADDVFNAFHLTPLHKVKVVILGQDPYHNNGQAHGLCFSVKKGVETPPSLVNIYQELHDDLGCAIPEHGCLTKWAEQGVLMLNTVLTVRAHQANSHRGIGWEEFTDAAIMALNGQDRPIVFILWGSPAQQKARMLNNPKHLILKAPHPSPLSAFRGFFGSRPFSKTNAFLEEHGIEPIDWQID, encoded by the coding sequence ATGGCAGCGATTAATAATGACTGGCTCGAGGCTCTGAATGATGAGTTTAAGAAGCCGTATTACAAGAAGTTATTTGCGACAGTAAACCAGGAGTATAAGACCAGGCTGATTTTCCCGCCGGCAGACGATGTCTTCAATGCATTTCATCTGACGCCGCTACATAAAGTAAAGGTAGTGATTCTGGGACAGGATCCCTACCATAACAATGGACAGGCCCATGGGCTGTGCTTTTCCGTGAAAAAAGGTGTGGAGACCCCGCCATCCCTGGTGAATATCTATCAGGAACTTCATGATGATCTTGGATGCGCCATCCCAGAACATGGATGCCTGACGAAGTGGGCCGAGCAGGGCGTCCTTATGCTGAATACGGTGCTGACCGTACGCGCCCATCAGGCCAATTCACACAGGGGAATCGGCTGGGAAGAATTTACAGATGCCGCGATCATGGCTTTAAATGGCCAGGACAGGCCTATCGTATTTATTCTATGGGGGAGCCCGGCTCAGCAGAAGGCAAGAATGCTTAATAATCCGAAACATTTGATCCTAAAAGCGCCCCATCCAAGCCCATTATCCGCATTCAGAGGATTCTTTGGAAGCAGGCCATTCAGCAAGACCAACGCATTCCTTGAAGAACATGGGATAGAACCAATTGACTGGCAGATTGATTAG
- the lpdA gene encoding dihydrolipoyl dehydrogenase, whose product MGKQFDLIIIGAGPGGYVAAKKAAKLGMSVVIIDKGDVGGTCINRGCIPTKALVHAAMLYREMTECEKFGLSAEKVGFDLQKIYEYKDLSAARMREELEKEFKELGVVSVRGTATIQSDKKVRVVTPNKEEEYYYGKHILIATGARARTIDIPGLDLPGVMTSEELLTSNESQYRRLLILGGGVIGIELATVFNALGSDVTIVEVSDRLLPNMDSEFSSALEEILTNRGISIYRESILERVTQQEDGVGCHFVYKGENQQVDVDAVLVSVGRVANTEGLFDPDVRVKMENGRIIVDDFYMTNIPGIYAIGDVTGGIQLAHVASAQATYVVERMNDVEPSVIIEMVPSCLFTSISIVPSCLYTDPEIASVGITEEEARRKGISLRCGKYIMNVNGQSIISKEEQGFIKVLFAADSDVLLGAQLMCQRATDMIGELATAIANGLTSSQLMYAMRAHPTFNEAISCAVENSREQAPRW is encoded by the coding sequence ATGGGAAAGCAATTTGATCTGATCATTATCGGAGCCGGCCCAGGCGGGTATGTTGCCGCGAAGAAGGCGGCGAAGCTTGGAATGTCGGTAGTAATTATTGACAAAGGGGATGTGGGGGGAACCTGTATCAACAGAGGATGCATTCCCACGAAAGCCCTGGTGCACGCGGCGATGCTGTACCGGGAGATGACAGAATGCGAAAAGTTCGGGCTGTCAGCAGAAAAGGTCGGGTTCGACCTGCAGAAGATATATGAGTATAAGGATCTTTCCGCGGCCCGGATGCGGGAGGAACTGGAAAAAGAGTTTAAAGAGCTTGGGGTAGTCAGCGTAAGGGGAACCGCAACGATCCAGAGCGACAAAAAGGTCAGGGTAGTTACGCCGAATAAGGAAGAAGAGTACTATTATGGCAAGCATATCCTGATTGCTACCGGGGCTAGGGCCCGCACGATCGATATTCCGGGTCTGGACCTTCCCGGAGTCATGACCAGCGAAGAATTGCTGACGTCCAATGAGAGTCAGTATCGCAGGCTGCTGATACTGGGCGGAGGCGTTATCGGAATCGAGCTGGCGACCGTATTCAATGCGCTTGGAAGCGATGTGACGATCGTAGAAGTATCAGACAGGCTGCTTCCCAATATGGACAGCGAATTTTCATCTGCTTTGGAGGAAATCCTTACGAACCGCGGAATCAGCATTTATAGGGAAAGCATACTGGAAAGAGTGACGCAGCAGGAGGATGGCGTAGGATGCCATTTCGTGTATAAGGGGGAAAATCAGCAGGTTGATGTGGATGCTGTCCTGGTATCCGTAGGAAGGGTTGCGAATACGGAAGGGCTCTTCGATCCGGATGTCCGCGTCAAGATGGAGAATGGAAGGATTATCGTAGATGATTTTTACATGACCAATATTCCGGGGATCTATGCCATCGGCGATGTCACCGGAGGAATCCAGCTGGCCCATGTGGCTTCGGCTCAGGCAACCTATGTAGTGGAACGGATGAACGATGTAGAGCCGTCCGTTATTATCGAGATGGTACCTAGCTGCCTGTTTACCTCTATTTCTATCGTGCCCAGCTGTCTGTATACGGATCCGGAGATCGCGTCTGTGGGGATTACGGAAGAAGAGGCCCGGAGAAAGGGGATTTCTCTACGCTGTGGCAAATATATCATGAATGTAAATGGACAGTCTATTATTTCCAAGGAAGAGCAGGGATTCATAAAAGTACTGTTCGCAGCCGACAGCGATGTGCTTTTGGGCGCCCAGCTGATGTGCCAGAGGGCGACCGACATGATTGGAGAATTGGCTACGGCCATAGCGAACGGCCTGACTTCTTCCCAGTTAATGTATGCGATGCGCGCCCATCCGACGTTCAACGAGGCCATTTCCTGCGCAGTTGAGAACAGCAGGGAGCAGGCTCCCAGATGGTAA
- a CDS encoding heavy metal translocating P-type ATPase: MKEAERVRVAHEHEACGCGHDHHHEHVHEEHEHHHHEHEACGCGHEHHHEHGHEEHEHHHHEHEAAASRETLPMPEGVEKRVYILENLGCANCAAKMERMIGELPGVKMATITYATKQLAVAADHQEALLPEFRRICASIEEDVTVTPRDSAPVKKQEKTSTVQDKKADILAIAVGAVMFVAGEVIEHLYPASLISTVLFIAAYVILGLGIVWTAVKNLAKGHVFDENFLMSVATLAAFAIGDFAEAVGVMLFYRVGELFEDIAVSRSRSQIMEAVDLRPEVVNLVRGDETKSIPAQEAKVGDMILIRPGDRIPLDGVIVEGRSQIDTSPVTGEPVPVNVYPGTEVYSGCVNDQGVLKMEVRKPLSESMVTRILDSVENAAASKPKIDRFITKFARIYTPVVVAVAAATAVIPSLVTGEWNHWIYTAITFLVISCPCALVLSVPLAFFSGIGAGSKRGILFKGGVAIEALKDVKAIVMDKTGTITKGNFVVQQVVSLKRLTQKQILTIAADCELSSTHPIGTSIVSAAREKNLELSSPKEAEEISGKGIRAVFPEGTVLCGSKGLLEKYGVDVSGYQSDLYGTEVLIAVDGELEGYLVVADVIKPEAGASVKRMKSQNLITAMLTGDARDNAMAVAKETGIDEVHAQLLPEDKLSHLKQIRKKHGSVMFVGDGINDAPVLAGADVGAAMGNGADAAIEAADVVFMTSSVDAIPEAVSIARKTGKIAMQNVVFALAIKFLVMILGFTGYANMWMAVFADTGVAMLCVLNSIRILYAGQNSGNA; encoded by the coding sequence ATGAAAGAAGCAGAAAGAGTGAGGGTAGCACATGAGCACGAAGCGTGTGGATGCGGCCACGACCATCATCATGAGCACGTGCATGAAGAGCATGAGCACCATCATCATGAGCACGAAGCGTGTGGATGCGGCCATGAGCACCATCATGAACATGGGCATGAAGAGCATGAACACCATCACCATGAGCATGAAGCAGCGGCATCCCGGGAGACGCTTCCAATGCCGGAGGGTGTTGAAAAGAGAGTGTATATACTTGAGAATCTGGGCTGTGCCAACTGTGCCGCCAAGATGGAGCGCATGATCGGGGAACTTCCAGGGGTAAAGATGGCTACCATTACATATGCCACAAAGCAGCTGGCAGTAGCGGCAGACCACCAGGAGGCATTGCTTCCGGAATTCAGAAGGATATGCGCATCCATCGAGGAGGATGTTACGGTAACGCCCAGGGACAGCGCACCAGTAAAAAAGCAGGAAAAGACCAGCACTGTCCAGGATAAAAAGGCGGATATCCTGGCCATAGCCGTGGGGGCGGTGATGTTTGTGGCTGGAGAGGTGATCGAGCATCTTTATCCGGCATCTTTGATTAGCACGGTACTGTTTATAGCGGCATATGTGATTCTGGGTCTTGGCATTGTGTGGACGGCAGTTAAGAATCTGGCAAAGGGGCATGTGTTTGATGAGAATTTTCTAATGAGCGTGGCAACGCTGGCGGCATTTGCCATTGGTGACTTTGCGGAAGCGGTAGGCGTCATGCTGTTCTACCGGGTTGGAGAATTGTTTGAAGACATTGCAGTAAGCCGCAGCAGATCCCAGATCATGGAAGCAGTTGATCTGAGGCCGGAAGTTGTAAACCTTGTCCGTGGAGACGAAACGAAGAGCATCCCGGCCCAGGAGGCAAAGGTGGGGGATATGATCCTGATCCGTCCGGGCGACCGAATTCCACTAGATGGCGTCATCGTTGAAGGAAGAAGTCAGATCGATACCTCGCCGGTCACCGGGGAGCCAGTTCCGGTAAACGTATACCCGGGAACCGAAGTCTACTCCGGATGTGTAAATGACCAGGGGGTTCTGAAGATGGAGGTAAGAAAGCCGCTCAGCGAGTCTATGGTAACCCGGATATTGGATTCCGTAGAAAATGCGGCTGCCAGCAAGCCGAAGATCGACCGCTTCATTACCAAGTTTGCCAGGATCTATACTCCGGTGGTCGTAGCAGTCGCAGCTGCTACGGCAGTGATTCCTTCCCTGGTTACCGGCGAATGGAATCACTGGATCTATACGGCGATTACGTTTCTGGTAATCAGCTGTCCATGCGCTCTGGTACTCAGCGTTCCTCTGGCTTTCTTCTCTGGAATCGGCGCAGGCTCTAAGAGGGGAATCCTATTTAAAGGAGGAGTAGCCATTGAAGCGCTTAAGGATGTAAAGGCCATCGTTATGGATAAGACAGGAACCATAACGAAGGGAAACTTTGTCGTACAGCAGGTGGTTTCTTTGAAACGATTGACGCAGAAGCAGATCCTCACAATCGCTGCGGACTGCGAGCTTAGTTCGACGCACCCTATCGGCACCAGCATCGTGTCGGCGGCAAGGGAAAAGAATCTGGAACTATCCAGTCCGAAAGAAGCGGAGGAAATCTCAGGCAAAGGGATTCGTGCCGTGTTCCCGGAAGGAACCGTGCTGTGCGGAAGCAAGGGACTTCTGGAAAAATACGGAGTGGATGTCAGCGGATATCAGTCGGATCTGTATGGCACAGAAGTGCTGATAGCGGTAGATGGCGAACTGGAAGGCTATCTGGTGGTCGCAGATGTAATCAAGCCGGAAGCAGGAGCGTCCGTGAAGCGTATGAAGTCACAGAACCTGATCACGGCTATGCTGACGGGAGATGCCAGGGACAATGCGATGGCGGTTGCAAAAGAGACCGGAATTGACGAAGTCCATGCCCAGCTTCTGCCGGAAGATAAATTAAGCCATTTAAAGCAGATCCGTAAGAAGCATGGCTCCGTCATGTTCGTAGGCGATGGCATCAATGATGCGCCGGTTCTTGCCGGGGCAGATGTAGGCGCTGCCATGGGGAACGGGGCGGATGCCGCGATCGAGGCGGCGGATGTGGTATTCATGACATCCTCGGTGGACGCCATACCGGAAGCAGTTTCCATTGCAAGGAAGACCGGGAAAATCGCCATGCAGAATGTAGTATTCGCGCTGGCCATCAAATTCCTTGTCATGATTCTTGGATTCACAGGCTATGCCAATATGTGGATGGCGGTATTTGCCGACACAGGCGTTGCAATGCTTTGCGTGCTGAATTCAATCCGGATACTGTATGCCGGTCAAAATAGTGGCAATGCATAA
- a CDS encoding ArsR/SmtB family transcription factor, producing the protein MKKTEVECCDITCIHDDKVRAVRQRMPEEERLKELADFYKVFADATRIKILWILLESEMCVCDLAEILGMTQSAISHQLRVLKQMKLVKNRREGKTVYYSLADGHIQTIISQGMEHIAE; encoded by the coding sequence ATGAAGAAGACAGAAGTAGAGTGCTGCGATATTACATGCATTCATGATGATAAAGTCCGTGCGGTCCGGCAGAGGATGCCGGAGGAAGAACGGTTAAAAGAACTGGCGGATTTTTACAAAGTGTTTGCGGATGCTACCAGAATCAAGATTTTGTGGATTCTGCTGGAATCAGAGATGTGCGTCTGCGACCTGGCAGAGATTCTGGGGATGACCCAGTCGGCCATCTCGCATCAGCTTAGAGTCTTAAAGCAGATGAAACTGGTAAAGAACAGAAGAGAAGGGAAGACGGTATACTATTCATTGGCCGATGGCCATATCCAGACGATAATCAGTCAGGGAATGGAGCATATCGCGGAATAG
- a CDS encoding heavy metal translocating P-type ATPase → MTEELKKRCIIYAVGVFVYVCGIAVTIQYTMSDRAKFIWFLAAYLIIGFDAFKVLEEKLAQKKFLTEYTLIILATIGAFGVARYVEGVLVMLLFELGMMFEAYSTDSAKRSIKELIDIRPEYATRKVHGKEFKVDPSALKLGHIIVIKPGERIPVDAVVVSGTTSIDTKALTGEAMPQSAWPGDRIYSGCINLNGVIEAKVTALYVDSTVTKIMEMVEEAQEKRAESEDFITRFSRIYTPVMLVCALLVMIYPPLTFSYGNWDTWIYRGLIFLVVACPCGLVMSIPIAFLGGIASAARQGIVIKGGNYLEDLSKADTFVFDKTGTLTEGIFKVKEVKAVGMDNDELLRIAAHVESYSNHPIAQSLSEAYGKEIHKNKVYRMRELPGYGVNATFEGERVYVGNKRLMDRQKVLCDEVSRDGTVVYVAIGKKYAGYIVIADSVKEDAKTTLQYLKEKCKAVLVMLTGDTKSSSLEVARKLKIDYAYAELMPEDKLEQLEDFLDLQDSTERLVCVGDGINDAPVLARADVGIAMGALGSAAAIEAADIILMEDELPRIVDAIKIAKETLRVVSQNISFALIVKVLILILATIGYFGMWEAILAEVGVMFAAILNAVWVVRYTV, encoded by the coding sequence ATGACCGAGGAATTGAAGAAAAGGTGTATCATTTATGCGGTGGGGGTGTTTGTGTACGTATGCGGGATAGCGGTGACCATCCAGTATACGATGTCCGACCGGGCAAAGTTCATATGGTTTCTGGCAGCATACCTGATTATAGGCTTTGATGCCTTTAAGGTGCTGGAAGAGAAGCTGGCGCAGAAGAAGTTCCTGACAGAGTATACGCTGATTATACTTGCTACGATAGGGGCTTTTGGCGTGGCGAGATATGTAGAGGGCGTACTTGTTATGCTCTTATTTGAATTGGGGATGATGTTTGAAGCCTATTCCACGGACAGCGCCAAGCGTTCCATCAAAGAACTGATCGATATCCGGCCGGAATACGCGACCCGCAAGGTACACGGAAAAGAATTCAAGGTGGATCCTTCCGCGCTGAAACTAGGACATATTATTGTAATCAAGCCGGGAGAGCGCATCCCTGTGGATGCGGTTGTCGTCTCCGGCACTACAAGCATTGATACAAAGGCTTTGACAGGAGAAGCCATGCCCCAGTCCGCATGGCCGGGAGACCGGATATATAGCGGATGCATCAACCTCAATGGGGTGATCGAGGCAAAGGTCACGGCGCTGTATGTTGACTCCACCGTAACCAAGATTATGGAGATGGTAGAAGAGGCTCAGGAGAAAAGGGCGGAAAGCGAAGATTTTATTACGAGGTTCTCAAGAATCTATACGCCGGTTATGCTGGTGTGCGCCTTGCTCGTCATGATCTATCCGCCCCTTACATTTTCCTATGGGAATTGGGATACCTGGATCTACAGAGGATTGATCTTCCTCGTAGTAGCGTGCCCCTGCGGACTGGTCATGTCCATTCCGATTGCTTTCCTTGGCGGCATTGCGTCAGCAGCCAGACAGGGGATCGTGATCAAGGGCGGCAACTATCTGGAGGACCTTTCCAAGGCAGATACCTTCGTGTTTGACAAGACTGGAACGCTGACGGAAGGCATATTCAAGGTAAAGGAAGTAAAAGCGGTGGGGATGGACAATGACGAGCTGCTTCGTATCGCAGCCCATGTGGAGAGTTATTCCAACCACCCGATCGCCCAGTCCCTGTCAGAAGCCTACGGGAAAGAGATCCATAAGAACAAGGTATACCGGATGCGGGAACTGCCGGGCTATGGCGTCAATGCGACTTTTGAAGGCGAGCGGGTCTATGTGGGTAATAAGCGGCTGATGGATCGGCAGAAGGTTCTCTGCGATGAAGTGAGCCGTGATGGAACGGTCGTCTATGTTGCCATCGGCAAGAAATATGCCGGCTATATCGTGATCGCCGATTCTGTCAAGGAAGATGCAAAGACGACACTCCAATACTTGAAGGAAAAGTGCAAGGCAGTACTGGTAATGCTTACCGGAGATACCAAGAGCAGCAGCCTGGAAGTAGCCAGGAAGCTGAAGATAGACTATGCGTACGCAGAACTGATGCCAGAGGATAAATTAGAGCAGCTGGAGGACTTTTTAGATCTTCAGGATTCTACGGAGCGTCTGGTATGCGTTGGAGACGGAATCAATGACGCGCCGGTCCTTGCAAGAGCTGACGTAGGAATCGCTATGGGCGCGCTGGGCTCGGCGGCAGCAATTGAGGCGGCTGATATTATATTGATGGAAGATGAATTGCCAAGAATCGTGGACGCGATCAAGATTGCGAAGGAGACCTTAAGAGTAGTCAGCCAGAATATTTCTTTTGCATTGATTGTGAAGGTGCTGATCCTGATACTTGCCACAATTGGCTATTTTGGAATGTGGGAAGCAATTCTGGCTGAAGTCGGCGTAATGTTCGCGGCAATCCTGAATGCCGTCTGGGTTGTCCGTTATACTGTTTAG
- a CDS encoding tetratricopeptide repeat protein — translation MKYRKIALSVMAAAIVLTGCVKNPSEKGVEYLEDGKYKEAIEQFQDAIDSEVNIGDAYRGIGIAKWEQEDYEGAKEAFQNALDNGAKKTGTIYNFMGNCDMKLSRPESALNYYRLGVGQEDSSEELKKEMHFNMIVAYEQMKDWESAKAKLKEYLAEYPDDEAAKKELEFLETR, via the coding sequence ATGAAGTATAGGAAGATAGCCCTGTCTGTGATGGCTGCTGCCATTGTATTGACAGGCTGTGTAAAAAATCCATCTGAAAAAGGAGTAGAATACCTGGAAGATGGAAAATATAAAGAAGCGATCGAACAGTTCCAGGATGCAATCGATTCGGAGGTGAATATAGGAGATGCCTACAGAGGAATCGGGATTGCAAAATGGGAGCAGGAAGATTATGAGGGAGCAAAAGAAGCGTTTCAGAACGCGCTTGATAATGGTGCCAAGAAGACTGGCACCATCTATAATTTTATGGGAAACTGCGATATGAAGCTCTCCAGGCCGGAATCTGCCCTTAACTATTACCGCCTTGGCGTCGGCCAGGAGGATAGCAGCGAGGAACTCAAAAAAGAGATGCACTTTAACATGATCGTAGCATATGAACAGATGAAGGATTGGGAAAGTGCGAAGGCCAAACTAAAGGAATACCTGGCAGAGTATCCGGACGATGAAGCAGCAAAAAAAGAATTGGAATTTCTGGAGACAAGATAA
- the hflX gene encoding GTPase HflX, whose product MGNMIDLEKETERVILVGVSVTDEDDTQKSLEELKDLASTAGADTVGVVIQNREQVHPGTYVGKGKIEEIKDLLWELEATGIICDDELSPAQMKNLQDELDAKVMDRTLVILDIFASRASTSEGKIQVELAQLKYRQSRLTGFGTALSRLGGGIGTRGPGEKKLEMDRRLIKGRIAQLNRELKDVKRHREVTREQRSRNRIPVAAIVGYTNAGKSTLLNTLTGAGILAEDKLFATLDPTTRELKLPSGQEILLTDTVGFIRKLPHHLIEAFRSTLEEARYADIILHVVDAANPQMDEQMYIVYETLQNLGVTDKPIITIFNKQDKAQDDAIVRDFHADYTVKISAKTRGGIPELLKTIEAVLRQQKVAIENLYPYQDAAKIQMIRRFGELQEEEYREDGIFVRAYVPVEIYDKVKVSRGDSPKSPL is encoded by the coding sequence ATGGGAAATATGATTGATTTGGAAAAAGAGACCGAACGGGTCATCCTGGTAGGCGTCAGCGTAACGGATGAGGATGACACCCAGAAGTCGTTAGAGGAATTAAAGGATCTGGCTTCCACAGCCGGAGCGGATACTGTGGGCGTGGTGATTCAAAACCGGGAGCAGGTCCATCCGGGCACTTATGTAGGCAAGGGAAAGATTGAAGAGATCAAAGATCTGCTGTGGGAATTGGAAGCAACCGGGATTATCTGTGATGATGAACTATCCCCGGCGCAGATGAAGAACCTTCAGGATGAGCTAGACGCGAAGGTGATGGACCGGACGCTGGTCATACTCGATATATTTGCGTCACGGGCTTCTACCAGCGAAGGCAAGATTCAGGTAGAACTGGCCCAGTTAAAATACCGTCAGTCTAGGCTTACCGGATTTGGCACGGCGCTTTCCAGGCTGGGAGGCGGCATAGGTACCAGAGGGCCGGGAGAGAAGAAGCTGGAGATGGACCGAAGGCTGATCAAGGGACGGATTGCCCAGCTGAACCGGGAATTGAAAGACGTGAAGCGTCACCGGGAGGTCACAAGAGAGCAGAGAAGCCGCAACCGGATTCCGGTGGCGGCCATCGTAGGGTATACCAATGCAGGAAAGTCTACGCTTCTTAATACGCTGACCGGGGCAGGTATCCTGGCAGAAGATAAGCTGTTTGCAACCCTTGACCCCACCACCAGGGAATTGAAGCTTCCCAGCGGACAGGAGATACTGCTTACGGATACGGTAGGATTCATCCGCAAGCTGCCGCATCATCTGATAGAGGCTTTTCGAAGCACGCTGGAAGAAGCCAGGTATGCGGATATCATTCTTCATGTAGTAGATGCGGCCAATCCCCAGATGGACGAGCAGATGTATATCGTATATGAGACGCTTCAGAATCTTGGAGTAACCGATAAGCCGATCATTACTATATTCAACAAGCAGGACAAGGCACAGGACGATGCCATCGTCCGGGACTTTCATGCAGATTATACGGTCAAGATCTCCGCAAAGACAAGGGGAGGAATACCGGAACTTCTCAAGACTATAGAGGCAGTACTCAGGCAGCAGAAGGTTGCCATTGAGAATCTCTATCCTTACCAGGATGCGGCGAAGATCCAGATGATCCGAAGATTCGGGGAACTGCAGGAAGAAGAATACCGAGAGGACGGCATCTTTGTCAGGGCTTATGTACCTGTGGAAATCTATGACAAAGTCAAGGTTTCCCGGGGGGATTCGCCAAAAAGCCCCTTATAA
- a CDS encoding AraC family transcriptional regulator — translation MEQYVKKGYLNSEFRLFHLTDQETREVEYHYHDFDKITIFIKGNVNYMVEGKSYELIPYDIVLVKHNDIHRLIVDNSTVYERIIVYISPNFINAYQTDSYDLSYCFQKAEEEHSNVLRIPSLERSSLFRSITQLEKSFSDDGYAAGLYRQVLFLEFMIHLNRAARKNRLEFIDTANCNVKVLDILRYINENLGRDLTIDHLADTFYISKYYMMRLFKQETGYTMGRYISQKRLLLAKDLILSGVPSTQACFDCGFKDYSTFSRSYKGLFGESPRETLTLS, via the coding sequence ATGGAACAATATGTAAAAAAAGGATACTTAAATAGCGAATTCCGACTGTTCCACCTTACGGATCAGGAGACTCGGGAGGTGGAATACCATTATCACGACTTTGACAAGATCACCATATTTATCAAAGGAAATGTCAATTACATGGTGGAGGGAAAATCATATGAGCTCATCCCTTATGATATCGTGCTGGTAAAGCACAATGATATCCACCGCCTGATTGTAGATAATTCTACCGTATATGAACGGATCATCGTATATATATCGCCCAATTTCATCAATGCCTATCAGACGGATTCCTATGATCTTAGCTACTGCTTTCAGAAAGCCGAAGAAGAGCATTCCAACGTTCTTCGCATCCCATCTCTTGAGAGAAGTTCTCTATTCCGCTCCATCACCCAGCTGGAAAAATCCTTTTCCGACGACGGATATGCAGCCGGATTATACCGCCAGGTCCTATTCCTGGAATTCATGATACATCTGAACCGCGCCGCGAGAAAGAACCGGCTGGAATTTATCGATACCGCCAATTGCAATGTGAAGGTTCTGGATATCCTGCGCTATATCAACGAGAATCTTGGCAGGGATCTGACCATAGACCATCTGGCGGACACTTTCTACATCAGCAAATATTATATGATGAGACTATTCAAGCAGGAGACCGGCTATACTATGGGACGCTATATCTCCCAGAAGCGGCTCCTGCTTGCAAAAGACTTGATATTATCCGGCGTGCCCAGCACGCAGGCCTGTTTTGACTGCGGATTCAAGGATTACTCCACGTTCTCCCGCTCTTATAAGGGGCTTTTTGGCGAATCCCCCCGGGAAACCTTGACTTTGTCATAG
- the dapF gene encoding diaminopimelate epimerase yields MKVVLERYHGLGNDYVVFDPNKNELELTPKNVKMICDRNEGLGSDGVLEGPILKEDGMHVKVWNPDGSESETSGNGVRIFAKYLKDASYVQKKNFKLYTGNGPVEVTFLNEDGSRLRVSMGKLSFWSDDIPVTGERREVINEDMVFGRTLYPVTCVSIGNPHCVIPMREISKPLVCKIGDYAELARYFPKRINTQIMKVIDKEHVAIEIYERGAGYTLASGTGACAAAGVAYKLGMTNNKVIVQMPGGELQVEIEEDWNVFMTGDVFYVAKITLSNEFVEKLRAI; encoded by the coding sequence ATGAAGGTTGTGTTGGAACGTTATCATGGGCTGGGAAATGATTATGTTGTATTTGACCCTAATAAGAATGAACTGGAACTTACACCGAAGAATGTAAAGATGATCTGCGACCGTAATGAAGGGCTTGGCTCGGACGGCGTGCTGGAAGGACCTATCCTGAAAGAAGATGGAATGCATGTAAAGGTCTGGAATCCGGATGGAAGCGAGTCGGAGACCAGCGGAAACGGGGTCAGGATATTCGCAAAGTACCTGAAAGACGCAAGCTACGTACAGAAGAAAAACTTTAAACTCTATACAGGCAATGGGCCAGTGGAAGTTACATTCCTCAATGAAGACGGCAGCCGCCTTCGCGTATCCATGGGAAAACTGTCTTTTTGGAGCGATGATATCCCGGTGACAGGAGAGCGCAGGGAGGTCATCAATGAAGATATGGTATTTGGAAGAACCTTGTATCCGGTTACTTGCGTATCCATCGGCAATCCGCACTGCGTTATTCCGATGCGGGAGATCTCGAAGCCGCTGGTATGCAAGATTGGCGATTACGCAGAACTGGCAAGATACTTCCCCAAACGGATCAATACGCAGATTATGAAGGTGATCGATAAAGAGCATGTGGCGATCGAGATCTATGAACGAGGTGCAGGCTATACGCTGGCTTCCGGAACCGGCGCATGCGCTGCCGCCGGAGTCGCCTATAAACTGGGAATGACCAACAACAAGGTCATAGTACAGATGCCGGGAGGCGAGCTTCAGGTCGAGATTGAAGAAGACTGGAACGTATTTATGACAGGCGACGTGTTCTATGTGGCAAAGATTACCCTGAGCAATGAGTTTGTTGAAAAATTAAGAGCGATATAA